A stretch of Gorilla gorilla gorilla isolate KB3781 chromosome 9, NHGRI_mGorGor1-v2.1_pri, whole genome shotgun sequence DNA encodes these proteins:
- the CCND1 gene encoding G1/S-specific cyclin-D1, which produces MEHQLLCCEVETIRRAYPDANLLNDRVLRAMLKAEETCAPSVSYFKCVQKEVLPSMRKIVATWMLEVCEEQKCEEEVFPLAMNYLDRFLSLEPVKKSRLQLLGATCMFVASKMKETIPLTAEKLCIYTDNSIRPEELLQMELLLVNKLKWNLAAMTPHDFIEHFLSKMPEAEENKQIIRKHAQTFVALCATDVKFISNPPSMVAAGSVVAAVQGLNLRSPNNFLSYYRLTRFLSRVIKCDPDCLRACQEQIEALLESSLRQAQQNMDPKAAEEEEEEEEEVDLACTPTDVRDVDI; this is translated from the exons ATGGAACACCAGCTCCTGTGCTGCGAAGTGGAAACCATCCGCCGCGCGTACCCCGATGCCAACCTCCTCAACGACCGGGTGCTGCGGGCCATGCTGAAGGCGGAGGAGACCTGCGCGCCCTCGGTGTCCTACTTCAAATGTGTGCAGAAGGAGGTCCTGCCGTCCATGCGGAAGATCGTCGCCACCTGGATGCTGGAG GTCTGCGAGGAACAGAAGTGCGAGGAGGAGGTCTTCCCGCTGGCCATGAACTACCTGGACCGCTTCCTGTCGCTGGAGCCCGTGAAAAAGAGCCGCCTTCAGCTGCTGGGGGCCACTTGCATGTTCGTGGCCTCTAAGATGAAGGAGACCATCCCCCTGACGGCCGAGAAGCTGTGCATCTACACCGACAACTCCATCCGGCCCGAGGAGCTGCTG CAAATGGAGCTGCTCCTGGTGAACAAGCTCAAGTGGAACCTGGCCGCCATGACCCCGCACGATTTCATTGAACACTTCCTCTCCAAAATGCCAGAGGCGGAGGAGAACAAACAGATCATCCGCAAACACGCGCAGACCTTCGTTGCCCTCTGTGCCACAG aTGTGAAGTTCATTTCCAATCCGCCCTCCATGGTGGCAGCGGGGAGCGTGGTGGCCGCAGTGCAAGGCCTGAACCTGAGGAGCCCCAACAACTTCCTGTCCTACTACCGCCTCACACGCTTCCTCTCCAGAGTGATCAAGTGTGACCCG gactGCCTCCGGGCCTGCCAGGAGCAGATCGAAGCCCTGCTGGAGTCAAGCCTGCGCCAGGCCCAGCAGAACATGGACCCCAAGGCCgccgaggaggaggaagaggaggaggaggaggtggaccTGGCTTGCACACCCACCGACGTGCGGGACGTGGACATCTGA